In the genome of Candida dubliniensis CD36 chromosome 3, complete sequence, the window CACTTCTTCAGGGGTGATGTCGAGACTGACGAGGATATTGTTAAGGGCGTAGAAGATCTTTGATGTGCTGATAAACACGTCAGTGGATACGCGGCGGGTATATTTGGATAGTTGTTGCAAGAGGAACGGTCTGGCCGGGGTGTTGATGGTGGATAAGATTGTGGCGATGGTCTGGATGTAATCGGGGGTTGTCTGGTTAAGCTTGTACACCCAATGGTAGGCTTCTTCTAGCAATGGAAGGGAGTGGGCAATGGGGGTTATTGGTGGAACATGAACAAGACATTTAGATGCAGCAGATCTTACTTGCGGGAGCAATGGGTGGTGCAATTCCGGCAAGTGGGAAAGCAATTTGAATCCCTGGATCTTGCCTGGCACGGAGTACGTGGTGAGAACATCAACTACTAGCAACATAGCTAGTATGCATATTTCCTGGGTGTACGCGTAGTCCACCAAGAACCATGCCTGGGAAATAACCCCAAGATTTTCCTCCCCAAGCAGGATGTGCTTGTTCAAGGCTGTACGTTGGATCCTTTTCAGTGATGACTTGAAGTGGCGGATCAATTGTGGGATATATGGTTGGTAGTCGAAGTTAGACATTATGGATTTGACGAGGTTGGCATTTTCAAGTGAACACCATGGGAGGTTTGGGTCAGCGTGTAAGGATAGTGCAAGAACCAACTCATAGCTAGAAGTAGTCTCTATTGATTTGAGGAGGGGGTGGTATGTGTTTGCGGAATGTGTAGTATCTAAGAGTTTATCAAGAGTCATGATGaagagaaaattttttttttggtggtgtttttttttttttttttggcttaTCAATGATTAAACGATCGATTCTCCGTATATCACAAGAGGTCACAAAAGCACTCAAAGAGCAAAGGCCGGTTGTTGCTTTAGAGTCTACAATCATTACCCATGGCTTGCCGTATCCGCAAAACATAGAAATGGCCAAAAGTGTTGAGCAGGTGTTACGAGATAAAGGTGTTGTTCCTGCAACGTGTGCATTTATTGAAGGCGTGCCACATGTTGGGATTAACGATTTTGAGGGGTTAAGCAACGCAGTCAAGGTATCTAGGCGAGATATTGGATATGTGATGGCCAACAAGTTGAATGGGGGTACGACAGTTGCTCTGACAATGATTTTGTCTCATCTTGCTGGGATAAAGGTATTTGCGACAGGTGGGCTTGGTGGTGTGCACCGTGATGGCCAGTTTAGTATGGACGTTTCTGCTGACTTGATGGAATTGGGGAAGACACCCGTTAGTGTTGTGTGTGCTGGTCCGAAATCGATATTGGATATTGGGTTGACGATGGAGTATTTGGAGACACAAGGTGTTTTTGTAGGGACATATAATCCCGAGAAGTTGGATAACGTACAGGTGCCGGGGTTTTATTGTCGTGAGTCGGGAGTGATATCGCCATATGGGTTTGAGTCGTTTGCTGAGGCAGCACAGATTGGACATTACCAGGCGATGGTAGGGTCGGGGAGTGTGTTTTGTATTCCGCCGCCAAAGGAAACTGCCATGGATAGTAAGGTGGTTGGGGATATAATAGAACGGGCTAACCAGAAGGCGAAGGAATTGGGAGTTCTGGGCAAGCAGTTGACGCCGTTTTTGTTGAGCGAGATTGCTACATCAACTCAAGGCAAGTCCGTGGAGAGTAATATTAGTTTGGTAAAGAACAATGCGAGTGCTGCAGCAGAAATTGCCAAGGAGATGGTAAGGATGGTAGTTCCTTCTGTTTTGGTGGTGGGGTCAGTTGCACTTGACACGATGGCTAAACTTGGTCCTGGAAGCAAGATGGGGGACTCGAATATTGGCACGGTTAGGAGTTCTATTGGTGGTGTTGGGTATAATATTGCCAAAGCCAGTGGGTATGTAAATGGGAATACCAAGTTTGTCTCAAAGGTGGGGGATGATGTGGGAGGGAGAACCATCCAGGAACAAGTGCCTGGGTTGGGTATTGGCAGGGGGAGAACGGCGCAGTATGTGAGCATGCATGATAGTAGTGGGGAGTTGATTGTTGCGTGTGCTGATATGGAGATAGCAGAGGAGATGGAGGTAAACGACAAGGCTGGTGTGGCGGTGTATGATTGTAATTTATCGTCAGAAACGGTGTCGAAAGCACTTCCAAACAATGAGTATAACATTATTGAGCCCACGTCGCATGTCAAAGCGAGACGTATTGGGAAGATGGAGGTGGGAGTTTTCCCCAACAATAGGGTCAAGTTGATTACGCCGACAGTTGCAGAGTTGTCCTCGATTCACGAGTCAATGCGAGACAAGTTTGATGATGAGTGGTTTGGGGTGTTGGATGCCATGCAGGTTGATCAGATTAGGGATAGGTTGGATAAGAGGTGGTACGACAAGGGTGTTTATCAGCAGTGTTTCCAGTTGTTGCCGTTTTTCCAGAATATACTAGTCAAACTTGGCAAGGATGGGGTGTTGTTAGTCAGTTTGTGCACCACAGTGGAAGACTATAGGTCTATTCCTACGACGTCTCCGTATCGGCCAAAGAGTATAGTTTACAGTCGGGGCAGGGGAGTGGGTGCAGTTGTTGAGTATTTCCCGATCCCCAAAGAGAATGAGAATATCGAGGTGGATAATGTTACTGGTGCTGGTGATGCGCTTGTGGGGTATCTTGCGGGTAAGCTTTCTGAACTGAACTGGCTCAACCATGAGATTGGTTCGGTTGAACAAGTTTGGGGGAAATGGGAGTCGATCTATAAGGCGCAATTGGCTGCGGGTTTAACTATACGAGGTAGAAGTC includes:
- a CDS encoding indigoidine synthase A-like protein, putative (gene contains an Indigoidine_A (Pfam:PF04227) domain; suggested role in carbohydrate metabolism) gives rise to the protein MIKRSILRISQEVTKALKEQRPVVALESTIITHGLPYPQNIEMAKSVEQVLRDKGVVPATCAFIEGVPHVGINDFEGLSNAVKVSRRDIGYVMANKLNGGTTVASTMILSHLAGIKVFATGGLGGVHRDGQFSMDVSADLMELGKTPVSVVCAGPKSILDIGLTMEYLETQGVFVGTYNPEKLDNVQVPGFYCRESGVISPYGFESFAEAAQIGHYQAMVGSGSVFCIPPPKETAMDSKVVGDIIERANQKAKELGVSGKQLTPFLLSEIATSTQGKSVESNISLVKNNASAAAEIAKEMVRMVVPSVLVVGSVALDTMAKLGPGSKMGDSNIGTVRSSIGGVGYNIAKASGYVNGNTKFVSKVGDDVGGRTIQEQVPGLGIGRGRTAQYVSMHDSSGELIVACADMEIAEEMEVNDKAGVAVYDCNLSSETVSKALPNNEYNIIEPTSHVKARRIGKMEVGVFPNNRVKLITPTVAELSSIHESMRDKFDDEWFGVLDAMQVDQIRDRLDKRWYDKGVYQQCFQLLPFFQNILVKLGKDGVLLVSLCTTVEDYRSIPTTSPYRPKSIVYSRGRGVGAVVEYFPIPKENENIEVDNVTGAGDALVGYLAGKLSESNWLNHEIGSVEQVWGKWESIYKAQLAAGLTIRGRSQEIANI